Genomic window (Dehalobacter sp. 12DCB1):
GATCTATTATGTATACCTCTCGAATAATACCGCTAAAGAGAACTTCATCTTAAAATACCTTCAGCTTGGCTTTCAATTAGGTCCGAAAATTGACAGCGTTCATTCTCATCCTAAGGTATTGCCGATCCGGCAAACAGCCAAGAAAGTATCTTTTGAAGCAGAGCGCTTTTTGGGGCTGCTTCGCTTTACGGATACCGGCAGTTATCTTTATGCGGTTCTGGAGCCGGATCATAATATATCAGTTCTCCTGGCCGACCATTTTGCCGACAGGCTAGCAGGTGAACGTTTCATTATTCATGACAAAAAAAGAAATCTTGCGATCATCTGCAATCAAAAAGAATGGTACCTTTCGGATTTTTCCGGGAAAGCAGCTATTCCTGATTCAGAGACAGAACAATTCTATCAGGAGCTCTGGGCTAAATATTTTACCCGCATCAGCATTGAAAACCGCAAAAATAAAAAGCTCCAATCTCATTTTGTCCCCCAGCGCTATCGGCATAATCTGGTGGAATTCCGGAAATCAGAACTATTTTAAGTCTCATCAATTCATCAAATCATTGTAATGTTCTTTCAACCAATTTTTCCACTTTCTATAGTCCGGCAGATAATGTTCTACAAACGACCAGAATTCCTTGGAATGATTCATGTACTTTAGATGAGCCAATTCATGAATAATCACATAAGCCGCAACCTGGTTTGGTGCCATGATAATGCGCCAATTTAAGTTAATGTATCCTTTGCTTGAGCAGCTTCCCCATTTTGTTTTTTGATCCTTAATTCTAAGTTTTTGGTAGGTAATATCCAGCTGTCTGGCATAATATTCGACCTGTTCAGGAAGAAGCTTTTGGGCCTGCCGGATATACCATTCTTCCAATATCTTTTTGGTTGACTGACTTTTCTTCTCTTTTAATAATCCCGGTGGGACGGTTACAACGATCCTGCTTCCAATAAACGATGCTGATCCGGGTCCGGCCTTTTCTTCGATCAGTAGAGGATAATGCCTCCCCCTGTACAGTAGTTTTTCACCTGAAACATATTCCTTCGCAGCAGTTTTCCCTTCTGCTGGATTTTGCTTTTCGATGTGCTTCAATATCAGTTCTTTATTGCTTTCCAGATATCGTCTAGCCTGGGTGAAAGTAATTTCGGCAGGAACAGAAACCTTTAACTTCTGATGTTTGATGGTAACAATCAGTCTTTTTGCTTTGCTGCTTTTTCGAAGCTCATATTCAATTTGCCTTTTGCCTATACTAAGGTATTCCATTTTGCCTTCCACTTTACTCCCGAAAATAATGATATTGCCCTGTGCAAAAAATCAAGCAAGACTATTTTACTACGACTGAGGGGAAAAAAGAAACCTATACGCCAATAAATATTATCTGAATATATCTTTTATTTGTATTTCCGTTCATAATCTCGTCATACCGTCCGATAGGTCGCCTGGCTGACTGCCACTTTCCATCCGCTCAGGCATTGCTGACGCTCAGATTCGGTGATGTTCGAAGCAAAAATAAGGCGCTCTTTACTGAGGCCTTTCAGCTCTTCCTTGTCCTTCCAGTATCCGGCTGCCAAACCTGCCAGGTATGCTGCTCCCAAAGCCGTAACCTCGCAAATTTCTGACCGTTCAACCGGGATCCCGCTGAGATCCGCCTGAAACTGCAGCAGGAAATTATTATCAGCTGCACCGCCGTCTACTTTCAAGGCCTTAAGAGGGATATCGGTATCCTTAGCCATTGCCGTAAGAACATCATTTGTCTGATAAGCAATGCTCTCCAGCGCGGCTCTTACAAGGTGAAAACGGTTTGTGCCCCGAGTAAGTCCGGTCACTATACCACGGGCATGCATATCCCAGTACGGTGCACCGAGTCCGACGAAGGCTGGAACAATATAGACGCCATTCGTATCTTTGACCTGAGTTGCATAATATTCGCTTTCAGCAGAAGTTTTCAGCAATCCAAGTTCATCACGAAGCCACTGAATGACTGCTCCGCCAATAAATACACTGCCCTCCAGCGCGTATTCCACCTCGTTATCAATTCCCCAGGCAATTGTCGTAAGCAGTTTATTTTGAGACCGGATTATATTTCTACCAGTATGCATCAGGATAAAACAACCTGTACCGTAGGTATTTTTGACCATTCCTTCTGTAAAGCAGGCCTGCCCAAAAAGTGCAGCTTGCTGATCACCAGCTATGCCCGCTATCGGTATTTCAGCGCCAAATATTGAAGAATCTGTTACACCGTAGCAGCGGCTGCTCGGACAGACTTCCGGCAGTAGTCGTCTGGGTATGTTCAGATAAGATAATATTTTATCATCCCACGCTAGTTCCCTGATATTATAGAGCATGGTCCGGGAGGCATTACTGTAATCCGTAATATGCAGCCGGCCCTTGGTAAGGTTCCAGACGAGCCAGCTATCTATTGTGCCAAAAAGCAAATCCCCATTTTCAGCCATCGTCTGGCCATCCGGAATATGATCAAGGATCCAGCGGATTTTTGTTCCGGAAAAATAAGCGTCCGCAACAAGGCCAGTCACATCTGATATATACTCGTTTAAAGTACTGTTCAGTATCTGCTCGCAAAGTTCCGTCGTTCTACGGCATTGCCAGACAATCGCATGATAGACAGGTTTGCCGGTGAAACGGTTCCAAACCACAGTTGTCTCCCTTTGATTTGCTATCCCTAGCCCAACAATATCATCCGGATCTATGTTCGTCTGATCCAGCACCTCTCTGATAGCAGCCAGCTGGGTGTCCCAGACTTCTAAAGGATCATGTTCAACCCACCCCGGGAACGGATAGATCTGGGTAAACTCTTTTTGGACTTTGCCTACAATCATTCCTTCATGGTTATAAACGACAGCCCGTGAGCTTGTTGTCCCCTG
Coding sequences:
- a CDS encoding TIGR03915 family putative DNA repair protein, with translation MDYLYDGSFDGLLTSIYYSYYEQKAQGIYPEASYQFNMFTPSTIIRSDPVLAARVYDAIDKKISVYSLMQIYYVYLSNNTAKENFILKYLQLGFQLGPKIDSVHSHPKVLPIRQTAKKVSFEAERFLGLLRFTDTGSYLYAVLEPDHNISVLLADHFADRLAGERFIIHDKKRNLAIICNQKEWYLSDFSGKAAIPDSETEQFYQELWAKYFTRISIENRKNKKLQSHFVPQRYRHNLVEFRKSELF
- a CDS encoding SprT family zinc-dependent metalloprotease, which gives rise to MEYLSIGKRQIEYELRKSSKAKRLIVTIKHQKLKVSVPAEITFTQARRYLESNKELILKHIEKQNPAEGKTAAKEYVSGEKLLYRGRHYPLLIEEKAGPGSASFIGSRIVVTVPPGLLKEKKSQSTKKILEEWYIRQAQKLLPEQVEYYARQLDITYQKLRIKDQKTKWGSCSSKGYINLNWRIIMAPNQVAAYVIIHELAHLKYMNHSKEFWSFVEHYLPDYRKWKNWLKEHYNDLMN
- the glpK gene encoding glycerol kinase GlpK encodes the protein MVQKYIIALDQGTTSSRAVVYNHEGMIVGKVQKEFTQIYPFPGWVEHDPLEVWDTQLAAIREVLDQTNIDPDDIVGLGIANQRETTVVWNRFTGKPVYHAIVWQCRRTTELCEQILNSTLNEYISDVTGLVADAYFSGTKIRWILDHIPDGQTMAENGDLLFGTIDSWLVWNLTKGRLHITDYSNASRTMLYNIRELAWDDKILSYLNIPRRLLPEVCPSSRCYGVTDSSIFGAEIPIAGIAGDQQAALFGQACFTEGMVKNTYGTGCFILMHTGRNIIRSQNKLLTTIAWGIDNEVEYALEGSVFIGGAVIQWLRDELGLLKTSAESEYYATQVKDTNGVYIVPAFVGLGAPYWDMHARGIVTGLTRGTNRFHLVRAALESIAYQTNDVLTAMAKDTDIPLKALKVDGGAADNNFLLQFQADLSGIPVERSEICEVTALGAAYLAGLAAGYWKDKEELKGLSKERLIFASNITESERQQCLSGWKVAVSQATYRTV